In a single window of the Bacillus mycoides genome:
- the mfd gene encoding transcription-repair coupling factor, translated as MIGLLEQFYKNEEIQSVINGLEDGLKEQLVSGMATSSRSLLMAALYKKTKQSQLIVTHNLYQAQKVHEDLVALLGEKDVWLYPVNELIASEVGVASPELKAQRIEVLNRLATGENGIIVAPVAGLRRFLPIKELWKQRQIEINLGQEIDLDALLHTLHHIGYERKSMVEAPGEFSLRGGILDIYPLTEELPFRIEFFDTEVDSIRLFDVDEQRSQDKKESVKFGPATEFLFSQEELKSGIKHLEEGLTKTMQKLSDDKLKTTVLETVSHEIEMLKNGQSIEQMFKYLSIFYKEPASLIDYLPENGVVILDEISRIQETASHLETEEAEWYISLLGEGTIIQDLSFSHSFEEFLHNKKRSFVYLTLFLRHIAHTHPQNIVNVTCKTMQDFHGQMHLLKTEIDRWNEGNFTTVVLGTDDERVKKLQHILSDYDIDADIVEATDILLPGRLQIAVGDLHAGFEMPMQKFVVITEKELFHKKVKKSQRKQKLSNAERIKSYSELKVGDHVVHVNHGIGKFLGIETLEINGVHKDYLNIKYQGNDKLYVPIEQIDQVQKYVGSEGKEPKVYKLGGNDWKKVKTKVEKSVQDIADDLIKLYAEREASKGYAYTPDTAEQQEFESLFPYQETEDQLRSIEEIKKDMERGRPMDRLLCGDVGYGKTEVAIRAAFKAIMDEKQVAILVPTTILAQQHYETIRERFQDYPINIGLLSRFRTRKQQNETIKGLKDGTVDIVIGTHRILSKDVTYKDLGLLIIDEEQRFGVTHKEKIKQLKANVDVLTLTATPIPRTLHMSMLGVRDLSVIETPPENRFPVQTYVVEYNPALMREAIERELARGGQIYFLYNRVEDIERKADEISMLVPDARVTYAHGKMNEGELESVMLSFLEGQHDVLVSTTIIETGVDIPNVNTLIVFDADRMGLSQLYQLRGRVGRSNRVAYAYFAYKRDKVLSEVAERRLQAIKEFTELGSGFKIAMRDLSIRGAGNLLGAEQHGFIDSVGFDLYSQMLKDAIEQRRGTDGVENTVNVEIDLEVDAYLPDAYISDSKQKIMMYKQFRGISAIEDIEELQEEMIDRFGDYPQEVGYLLQIANIKVLAMKEKIELIKQNKFEVTFLFSEQASQNIDGGKLFMLGSSFGRMIGLGMEGSQLKIVMKTNGLETSKWLTIAENLLKGLPDVKKEVINA; from the coding sequence ATGATAGGTTTATTAGAGCAATTTTATAAAAATGAAGAAATACAATCGGTTATTAATGGGCTAGAAGATGGGTTGAAAGAACAACTTGTATCGGGTATGGCAACATCCTCTCGTTCATTATTAATGGCAGCTTTATATAAAAAGACAAAGCAATCACAACTTATCGTGACGCACAATTTATACCAAGCACAAAAAGTACATGAAGATTTAGTGGCGTTACTTGGTGAAAAAGATGTTTGGCTATATCCGGTAAATGAATTGATAGCATCGGAGGTTGGTGTTGCAAGTCCAGAATTGAAGGCACAACGTATTGAAGTGTTAAATCGCTTAGCTACAGGAGAGAATGGGATTATTGTAGCGCCAGTTGCAGGGCTGCGTAGGTTTTTACCAATAAAAGAATTATGGAAGCAAAGGCAAATTGAAATCAATCTAGGGCAAGAGATTGATTTAGATGCACTCTTGCATACTTTACATCATATTGGCTACGAGCGTAAGTCAATGGTAGAAGCTCCAGGAGAGTTCAGTTTACGCGGGGGAATATTAGATATTTACCCATTAACGGAAGAATTACCGTTTCGTATTGAATTCTTCGATACAGAAGTCGATTCTATTCGATTGTTTGATGTGGATGAACAGCGTTCTCAAGATAAAAAGGAAAGTGTTAAGTTCGGTCCAGCAACAGAGTTTTTATTTTCACAGGAAGAATTGAAATCGGGAATTAAGCATCTTGAAGAAGGTTTGACTAAGACGATGCAAAAGCTTTCCGATGATAAATTAAAGACTACTGTGCTTGAGACGGTTAGTCATGAAATTGAAATGTTGAAAAACGGGCAGAGTATAGAACAAATGTTTAAATATTTATCTATTTTCTATAAAGAACCTGCTAGTCTGATAGATTATTTACCAGAAAATGGTGTTGTGATTTTAGATGAGATTTCCCGTATTCAAGAAACAGCATCACATCTTGAAACAGAAGAAGCGGAATGGTATATCTCACTTCTTGGCGAAGGAACAATTATTCAGGATTTATCTTTCTCCCACTCGTTTGAGGAGTTTCTTCATAATAAAAAAAGAAGTTTTGTATATTTAACGTTATTCTTACGCCATATAGCACACACACATCCTCAAAATATTGTAAATGTGACATGTAAAACGATGCAAGATTTCCACGGACAGATGCATTTGTTAAAAACTGAAATTGATAGATGGAATGAAGGTAATTTTACGACCGTTGTGCTTGGAACAGATGATGAACGTGTAAAAAAACTACAACATATTTTAAGTGATTATGATATTGATGCAGACATTGTAGAGGCGACAGATATCTTATTGCCTGGAAGGTTACAAATTGCTGTAGGTGATTTACATGCAGGCTTTGAAATGCCGATGCAAAAGTTTGTTGTCATTACTGAAAAGGAGCTTTTTCATAAGAAGGTTAAAAAATCACAACGTAAGCAAAAGTTATCTAACGCTGAACGTATTAAAAGTTATTCGGAATTAAAAGTTGGAGACCATGTAGTTCATGTAAATCATGGTATAGGTAAATTTTTAGGTATTGAGACATTAGAGATTAATGGTGTTCATAAAGATTATTTAAATATTAAATATCAAGGTAATGATAAGTTATACGTTCCAATTGAACAAATTGATCAAGTGCAAAAATACGTAGGGTCTGAAGGTAAGGAACCAAAAGTTTATAAATTAGGCGGAAATGATTGGAAGAAGGTCAAAACGAAAGTTGAAAAATCTGTACAAGACATTGCAGATGACCTAATTAAATTATATGCCGAGCGTGAAGCTTCGAAAGGTTATGCATATACACCAGATACGGCAGAGCAACAAGAGTTTGAATCTTTATTCCCATATCAAGAGACAGAGGATCAATTACGTTCTATTGAAGAGATTAAGAAAGATATGGAACGCGGACGTCCGATGGATAGGCTTCTTTGTGGTGACGTAGGATATGGAAAGACGGAAGTAGCTATTCGTGCGGCATTTAAAGCAATTATGGATGAAAAACAAGTTGCGATTTTAGTACCAACAACAATCCTTGCACAACAACACTATGAAACAATTCGAGAGCGTTTTCAAGATTACCCGATTAATATAGGGTTACTAAGTAGATTCCGCACACGAAAACAACAAAATGAAACGATTAAAGGTTTAAAAGATGGAACGGTGGATATTGTAATCGGAACGCATCGTATTTTATCTAAAGATGTTACTTATAAAGATTTAGGACTTCTTATTATTGATGAAGAACAAAGATTCGGCGTTACACATAAAGAAAAAATTAAACAATTGAAAGCAAATGTTGACGTGTTAACATTAACGGCAACTCCGATTCCACGTACACTTCATATGTCTATGCTTGGTGTGCGCGATTTATCTGTTATTGAGACACCACCAGAGAATCGTTTCCCAGTACAAACATATGTAGTAGAGTATAATCCAGCGTTAATGCGAGAAGCGATAGAGCGAGAGTTAGCAAGAGGCGGTCAAATTTACTTCCTATATAACCGTGTGGAGGATATTGAAAGAAAAGCAGATGAAATTTCGATGTTAGTTCCAGATGCTCGTGTAACATACGCACATGGGAAAATGAATGAAGGTGAATTAGAGTCTGTTATGCTATCGTTTTTAGAAGGGCAGCATGATGTTCTTGTAAGTACAACAATTATTGAGACGGGTGTAGATATTCCGAATGTAAATACATTAATTGTATTTGATGCAGATCGTATGGGACTATCGCAGTTGTATCAGCTTCGTGGTCGTGTTGGGCGTTCTAATCGCGTCGCGTATGCATACTTTGCATACAAACGTGATAAAGTGTTATCGGAAGTTGCAGAGAGGCGTCTGCAAGCAATTAAAGAGTTTACAGAGCTTGGATCTGGTTTCAAAATTGCGATGAGAGACTTATCAATTCGTGGTGCGGGTAATTTGTTAGGGGCAGAACAACATGGATTTATTGATTCTGTCGGATTTGATCTATATTCTCAAATGTTAAAAGATGCAATTGAGCAACGTAGAGGAACAGACGGAGTTGAAAATACCGTTAATGTTGAAATTGATTTAGAAGTAGATGCGTATTTACCGGATGCGTACATTTCAGATAGTAAACAAAAAATTATGATGTATAAACAATTTAGAGGTATTTCTGCAATTGAAGATATTGAAGAGTTGCAGGAAGAGATGATCGACAGATTTGGTGATTATCCACAAGAAGTTGGTTATTTATTACAAATTGCAAACATTAAAGTGTTGGCGATGAAAGAAAAAATTGAGTTAATTAAGCAAAATAAATTTGAAGTAACATTCCTGTTTTCTGAACAAGCGAGCCAAAATATAGATGGTGGAAAATTATTCATGCTAGGAAGTAGTTTTGGCCGTATGATCGGTCTTGGTATGGAGGGGTCACAATTGAAAATTGTGATGAAAACGAATGGATTAGAGACGTCGAAATGGTTAACAATTGCTGAAAATTTATTAAAAGGCTTGCCAGATGTAAAAAAAGAAGTAATAAATGCCTAA
- a CDS encoding anti-sigma-F factor Fin family protein — protein MEGYYYCRHCGSNVGSIIAEKVYSDVLFQLTEQEVVDMIHFHENGNIYIKTICESCQETLASYPEYYEYEKFLQ, from the coding sequence ATGGAAGGTTATTATTACTGTAGACATTGTGGAAGTAATGTGGGCTCCATTATCGCAGAAAAAGTATATAGCGACGTTTTGTTTCAACTAACAGAGCAAGAAGTAGTGGATATGATTCATTTTCATGAGAATGGAAATATATATATAAAAACGATTTGTGAATCGTGTCAAGAAACGCTCGCATCTTATCCTGAGTATTATGAATATGAAAAATTTCTGCAATAA
- the pth gene encoding aminoacyl-tRNA hydrolase → MKLIVGLGNPGREYELTRHNIGFMAIDELAKRWSISLNEQKFKGVFGAGFVNGEKVILLKPLTYMNLSGESIRPLMDYYKIDVEDFIVMYDDLDIPVGKLRLRMKGSAGGHNGVKSTISHLGTQEFQRIRMGIDRPKNGIKVVDYVLGRFTSEEISGVNQSIENAADACEEWLNKPFLQIMNTFNS, encoded by the coding sequence ATGAAATTAATAGTAGGACTTGGGAACCCAGGTAGAGAATATGAATTAACAAGGCATAATATTGGATTTATGGCAATCGATGAACTTGCAAAACGTTGGAGTATTTCTTTGAATGAACAAAAGTTTAAAGGGGTATTTGGCGCAGGTTTTGTTAATGGGGAAAAAGTAATCTTACTAAAGCCACTTACATATATGAATTTATCTGGGGAAAGTATCCGTCCACTCATGGATTATTATAAAATTGATGTCGAGGACTTCATTGTTATGTACGATGATTTAGATATTCCTGTAGGTAAATTACGCCTTCGCATGAAAGGTAGTGCGGGTGGACATAATGGTGTGAAATCAACAATTTCACATTTAGGAACACAAGAATTTCAACGTATCCGCATGGGAATCGATCGTCCGAAAAATGGGATAAAAGTAGTGGATTACGTATTAGGACGTTTTACATCTGAAGAAATATCTGGCGTTAATCAATCCATTGAAAATGCAGCAGATGCATGTGAGGAATGGTTAAATAAACCTTTTCTCCAAATCATGAATACTTTTAATAGTTAA
- a CDS encoding ribose-phosphate diphosphokinase, producing the protein MSTQYLNSNLKVFSLNSNKELAEQIAKHIGVGLGKCSVDRFSDGEVQINIEESIRGCDVFIIQSTSFPVNEHIMELLIMIDALKRASAKTINIVIPYYGYARQDRKARSREPITSKLVANLLETAGATRVITLDLHAPQIQGFFDIPIDHLMGVPILSDYFEAKGLKDIVIVSPDHGGVTRARKMADRLKAPIAIIDKRRPRPNVSEVMNIIGNIEGKTAILIDDIIDTAGTITLAANALVENGASEVYACCTHPVLSGPAIERIQNSNIKELVVTNSIVLPEEKKIDKVHELSVAPLIGEAIIRVYEEESVSVLFN; encoded by the coding sequence ATGTCGACTCAATATCTAAATTCTAATTTGAAAGTATTCTCTTTAAACTCTAATAAGGAACTTGCTGAGCAAATCGCAAAGCATATTGGAGTAGGACTAGGAAAATGTTCTGTTGATCGTTTTAGTGATGGAGAAGTTCAAATTAACATTGAAGAAAGTATCCGTGGTTGCGATGTATTCATTATTCAATCTACAAGCTTCCCAGTAAACGAACATATCATGGAATTACTTATTATGATTGATGCATTAAAACGTGCATCTGCAAAAACAATTAATATTGTTATTCCTTACTATGGTTATGCGCGTCAAGACCGTAAAGCGCGTTCTCGTGAACCAATTACATCGAAACTTGTAGCAAACTTGCTTGAAACAGCAGGTGCAACTCGTGTAATCACTCTAGATTTACATGCTCCGCAAATTCAAGGATTCTTTGATATCCCGATCGACCACTTAATGGGTGTACCGATTCTTTCAGACTACTTTGAAGCAAAAGGCCTTAAAGATATCGTAATCGTATCTCCTGATCACGGTGGTGTAACGCGTGCTAGAAAAATGGCGGATCGCCTAAAGGCGCCAATCGCTATTATTGATAAGCGTCGTCCTCGTCCGAATGTATCTGAGGTAATGAACATTATCGGTAACATCGAAGGCAAAACAGCAATTTTAATTGATGACATTATTGATACAGCTGGTACAATTACATTAGCGGCAAACGCTCTTGTTGAGAACGGTGCTTCTGAAGTATATGCTTGCTGTACACACCCAGTATTATCTGGTCCAGCAATTGAGCGTATTCAAAATTCGAATATTAAAGAGTTAGTTGTAACGAACTCTATCGTATTACCAGAAGAGAAGAAAATTGATAAAGTACATGAACTTTCAGTTGCTCCATTAATCGGAGAAGCAATCATTCGTGTATACGAAGAAGAATCTGTAAGTGTATTATTCAATTAA
- the glmU gene encoding bifunctional UDP-N-acetylglucosamine diphosphorylase/glucosamine-1-phosphate N-acetyltransferase GlmU, producing the protein MSNRFAVILAAGKGTRMKSKLYKVLHPVCGKPMVQHVVNEVSQLGLQKLVTVVGHGAEKVQEQLGNVSEFALQAEQLGTAHAVDQAASVLANEEGTTLVICGDTPLITAETMEALLQQHEEAGAMATVLTAYIEEPAGYGRIVRNENGHVEKIVEHKDANEKELAIKEINTGTYCFDNKALFASLSKVSNDNVQGEYYLPDVIEILKNEGHIVSAYQTEHFDETLGVNDRVALSQAEIIMKNRINRKNMVNGVTIIDPSNTYISADAIIGSDTVLHPGTVIEGNTVIGSDCEIGPHTVIRDSEIGDRTVIRQSTVHDSKLGTEVSVGPFAHIRPDSVIGDEVRVGNFVEIKKTVFGNRSKASHLSYIGDAQVGEDVNLGCGSITVNYDGKNKFKTVIGNGVFIGCNSNLVAPVTVEDGAYVAAGSTITENVPSKALSVARARQVNKEDYVDQLLNKKKS; encoded by the coding sequence ATGTCAAACAGATTTGCAGTGATTCTAGCTGCAGGTAAAGGCACACGTATGAAGTCCAAGTTATACAAAGTGCTGCATCCTGTATGTGGAAAACCAATGGTACAACATGTAGTCAATGAAGTATCTCAATTAGGATTGCAGAAACTTGTAACAGTCGTTGGGCATGGTGCTGAAAAGGTACAAGAACAGCTAGGAAACGTAAGTGAGTTTGCATTACAAGCAGAACAACTTGGTACAGCTCATGCTGTCGATCAAGCTGCAAGTGTACTTGCAAATGAAGAGGGAACAACTTTAGTTATTTGTGGTGATACACCTCTAATAACTGCTGAAACGATGGAAGCATTGCTTCAGCAACACGAAGAAGCGGGAGCAATGGCGACGGTACTAACAGCGTACATAGAAGAGCCTGCTGGATATGGCCGTATCGTTCGTAATGAGAATGGTCATGTTGAAAAGATTGTTGAGCATAAGGATGCGAATGAAAAAGAATTAGCTATTAAAGAAATCAATACAGGTACGTATTGTTTTGATAATAAAGCTTTATTTGCTTCACTTTCTAAAGTTTCAAATGATAATGTACAGGGCGAATATTACCTTCCGGACGTTATTGAAATTTTAAAAAATGAAGGTCATATTGTATCAGCTTATCAAACAGAGCACTTCGATGAAACGTTAGGTGTTAACGACAGAGTCGCTCTATCGCAAGCGGAAATTATTATGAAAAATCGTATCAACAGAAAGAACATGGTAAATGGTGTTACAATTATTGATCCAAGTAACACATACATTTCTGCGGATGCAATTATTGGTAGTGATACAGTTCTTCACCCAGGAACGGTTATTGAGGGGAACACTGTAATTGGTTCTGATTGTGAAATTGGACCGCATACAGTAATTCGCGATAGTGAAATTGGAGATCGTACGGTAATTCGTCAATCTACTGTACATGACAGCAAACTTGGTACAGAAGTATCAGTTGGTCCATTTGCACATATTCGCCCAGATTCAGTTATTGGAGATGAAGTGCGCGTTGGAAACTTCGTAGAAATTAAAAAAACTGTTTTTGGTAATAGAAGTAAAGCTTCACACTTAAGTTATATCGGGGATGCACAAGTTGGAGAAGACGTGAATCTTGGTTGTGGTTCAATTACGGTGAACTACGACGGCAAGAATAAATTTAAAACTGTAATTGGTAACGGGGTATTTATTGGATGTAATTCAAACCTTGTTGCTCCTGTAACAGTTGAAGATGGTGCTTATGTGGCAGCAGGCTCTACAATAACAGAGAATGTTCCATCAAAAGCATTATCAGTAGCACGTGCACGTCAAGTTAACAAAGAAGACTATGTTGATCAATTGCTGAATAAGAAAAAATCATAA
- the spoVG gene encoding septation regulator SpoVG, with protein MEVTDVRLRRVNTEGRMRAIASITLDHEFVVHDIRVIDGNNGLFVAMPSKRTPDGEFRDIAHPINSNTRSKIQDAVLTEYHRLGELEEVEFEEAGAS; from the coding sequence ATGGAAGTGACTGACGTAAGATTACGCCGCGTAAACACAGAAGGCCGCATGAGAGCAATTGCCTCTATTACTCTAGACCATGAATTTGTTGTTCATGATATTCGTGTAATTGATGGTAATAATGGATTATTTGTAGCAATGCCAAGTAAACGTACTCCAGATGGAGAATTCCGTGACATTGCACATCCAATTAATTCTAATACACGCTCTAAAATTCAAGATGCGGTTTTAACAGAGTATCATCGTTTAGGCGAGTTAGAAGAGGTTGAGTTTGAAGAAGCAGGCGCTTCGTAA
- a CDS encoding RidA family protein, whose product MKVVQTSKAPQAIGPYSQGIIVNNMFYSSGQIPLTASGELVTGDVTVQTEQVFENLQAVLAEAGASFDTVVKTTVFLKDMDDFNAVNEVYGSYFSTHKPARSCVQVAKLPKDVSVEIEVIALVK is encoded by the coding sequence ATGAAAGTTGTTCAAACAAGCAAAGCACCACAGGCAATCGGACCATATTCACAAGGGATTATTGTAAATAATATGTTCTATAGTTCAGGACAAATTCCGTTAACGGCAAGTGGAGAACTTGTAACAGGAGATGTAACAGTACAAACAGAGCAAGTATTTGAAAATTTACAAGCGGTATTAGCAGAAGCAGGTGCTTCATTTGATACAGTGGTAAAAACAACAGTATTCTTGAAGGATATGGATGATTTTAATGCTGTTAATGAAGTATACGGTTCTTATTTCTCTACTCATAAACCAGCGCGTTCTTGTGTACAAGTAGCAAAATTACCGAAAGATGTTTCTGTTGAAATCGAAGTAATTGCCCTAGTTAAGTAA
- the purR gene encoding pur operon repressor: MKIRRSTRLVDLTYYLLQNPRQLVSLTFFAERYQSAKSSISEDLVIIKQTFEQQGVGTLQTVPGAAGGVKYIPYISEEEANLIINELCSLFENPDRILPGGYLYMTDLLSNPRQINGAGRLFASVFARQPIDAVMTVATKGIPLAYAVANYLDVPVVIARKDNKVTEGPTVSINYVSGSSKRIQTMTLAKRSLPEGSNVLIIDDFMKAGGTIQGMMSMLEEFKANVVGIGVLVESTDIEERLINNFVSLIRLSEVDVKEKAIQVEKGNYALAPFDKGLVEAE; this comes from the coding sequence ATGAAAATTAGACGAAGTACAAGATTGGTCGATCTGACGTATTACTTGTTACAAAATCCTCGTCAGCTAGTTTCTCTCACTTTTTTTGCTGAAAGGTATCAATCGGCTAAATCTTCCATTAGTGAAGATTTAGTTATTATTAAGCAAACGTTTGAACAACAAGGTGTCGGCACATTGCAAACGGTACCAGGAGCAGCAGGAGGAGTGAAATATATTCCTTATATAAGTGAAGAAGAGGCAAATCTGATTATTAACGAGCTTTGTAGCTTATTTGAAAACCCAGACCGTATTTTGCCTGGCGGTTACTTATATATGACGGATCTTTTAAGTAATCCTCGCCAGATTAATGGCGCAGGTCGTTTATTTGCTTCTGTTTTTGCTAGGCAACCAATTGATGCGGTTATGACGGTAGCGACAAAAGGAATTCCGCTTGCTTATGCAGTAGCGAACTACTTAGATGTACCGGTAGTAATTGCGAGAAAAGATAATAAGGTAACAGAAGGACCCACTGTTAGTATTAACTATGTATCAGGTTCCTCTAAGCGAATCCAAACGATGACTTTAGCAAAGCGTAGCCTTCCAGAAGGGTCCAATGTTTTAATTATTGATGACTTTATGAAAGCTGGCGGAACCATTCAAGGTATGATGAGCATGCTAGAAGAGTTTAAAGCTAATGTTGTTGGGATTGGCGTATTAGTAGAGTCTACGGATATTGAAGAAAGACTTATTAATAACTTTGTATCATTAATTCGTCTGTCAGAAGTTGATGTGAAAGAAAAAGCGATTCAAGTGGAAAAGGGGAATTATGCACTTGCACCATTTGATAAAGGGCTTGTAGAGGCTGAGTAA
- the ispE gene encoding 4-(cytidine 5'-diphospho)-2-C-methyl-D-erythritol kinase, with the protein MKLLVKAPAKINLSLDVLGKRQDGYHEVKMIMTTIDLADRLELTELAEDRIEILSHNRYVPDDQRNLAYQAAKLLKVKFNVKKGVSITIEKTIPVAAGLAGGSSDAAATLRGLNKLWNLGLTIDELAKLGAEIGSDVSFCVYGGTAIATGRGEEIEHIKTPPSCWVVLAKPHIGVSTADVYGNLKLNRVTHPNVDKMVEVINHGDYKGICDTVGNVLEDVTFAMHPEVARIKSQMKRFGADAVLMSGSGPTVFGLVHHDSRMHRIYNGLKGFCEQVYAVRLLGERETLE; encoded by the coding sequence TTGAAGCTACTAGTGAAAGCACCAGCAAAGATTAATCTGTCGTTAGATGTACTGGGAAAAAGACAAGATGGATATCATGAAGTGAAAATGATTATGACAACAATCGACTTGGCAGATCGTTTAGAGCTAACGGAATTAGCCGAAGACCGTATTGAAATTTTGTCCCATAATCGGTATGTCCCAGACGACCAACGCAATTTAGCTTATCAAGCAGCGAAATTATTAAAAGTGAAGTTTAATGTAAAAAAAGGTGTGTCTATTACTATTGAAAAAACGATTCCAGTAGCCGCTGGATTAGCAGGTGGAAGTAGTGATGCAGCAGCGACATTACGTGGCCTTAATAAGTTATGGAATTTAGGGCTAACAATCGATGAATTAGCAAAGCTTGGCGCAGAAATTGGGTCAGATGTATCGTTCTGTGTATATGGTGGAACTGCTATTGCCACTGGAAGAGGAGAAGAAATTGAACATATAAAGACTCCGCCTTCTTGTTGGGTTGTTTTAGCAAAGCCCCACATTGGTGTATCTACTGCTGACGTGTACGGAAATTTAAAATTAAATCGTGTTACTCATCCAAATGTAGATAAAATGGTTGAAGTCATTAACCATGGCGATTATAAAGGAATTTGTGATACTGTTGGTAACGTTTTAGAAGATGTGACGTTTGCGATGCATCCCGAGGTTGCACGTATTAAATCACAGATGAAACGCTTTGGAGCAGATGCCGTATTAATGAGTGGAAGTGGCCCAACTGTATTTGGTCTTGTACACCATGATTCGCGAATGCACCGCATATATAACGGGTTAAAAGGATTTTGCGAGCAAGTATATGCAGTGCGTTTATTAGGAGAGCGAGAAACGCTTGAATAA
- the sspF gene encoding acid-soluble spore protein SspF encodes MSRRRGVMSNQFKEELAKELGFYDVVQKEGWGGIRAKDAGNMVKRAIEIAEQQLMKRNQ; translated from the coding sequence TTGAGTAGACGAAGAGGAGTCATGTCAAATCAATTTAAAGAAGAGCTTGCAAAAGAGCTTGGCTTTTATGATGTTGTTCAGAAAGAAGGATGGGGCGGAATTCGTGCGAAAGATGCTGGTAATATGGTGAAACGTGCTATAGAAATTGCAGAACAGCAATTAATGAAACGAAACCAGTAG
- the veg gene encoding biofilm formation stimulator Veg — protein sequence MSKRLDEIKSELDHHLGQRLMLKANSGRRKTVEQSGVLAETYRSVFVVQLDQQEDALQRVSYSYADVLTETVELTFYDESQNEVFYN from the coding sequence ATGTCAAAACGTTTAGATGAAATTAAAAGCGAATTAGATCACCATCTTGGACAGCGACTTATGTTAAAGGCAAATAGTGGGAGAAGAAAAACTGTGGAGCAATCAGGTGTACTTGCAGAAACGTATCGTTCTGTGTTTGTTGTACAATTAGACCAGCAAGAAGATGCATTGCAACGTGTATCTTATAGTTATGCAGATGTTTTAACAGAGACAGTAGAGCTAACATTTTACGATGAATCTCAAAATGAAGTATTTTATAATTAA
- the yabG gene encoding sporulation peptidase YabG, with translation MDLHVGELVERYSHNRDILFRIIEIKGDMAILFGEEIRLVADAPLADLVSIDQREHKNRVKREKETMERTYRLFQQDYVLMKQRHEHNSTGGYTSEVNYFQMPGRVLHIDGDPLYLRKCLDLYNKIGVPVQGIHCKETEMHEKVVDLIDHFRPDILVITGHDAYTKSKGVMGDLAAYRHSRHFVQAVREVRKKYPSLDQLVIFAGACQSHFEALIRAGANFASSPSRINIHALDPVYVVGKISFTSFMERVNVWDVVRNTITGEKGLGGIETRGILRTGLPFQHYDE, from the coding sequence ATGGATTTACATGTTGGAGAATTAGTTGAACGATATTCTCATAATAGGGATATTCTTTTTCGTATTATAGAAATAAAAGGCGATATGGCAATATTATTTGGAGAGGAAATTAGACTTGTGGCGGATGCACCACTTGCAGATTTAGTTAGTATAGATCAACGAGAACATAAAAATAGAGTGAAGCGTGAAAAAGAAACGATGGAGCGTACTTACCGGTTGTTTCAGCAAGATTACGTGTTGATGAAACAAAGACATGAACATAATTCAACTGGTGGATATACAAGTGAAGTGAATTATTTTCAAATGCCAGGACGTGTATTGCATATAGATGGAGATCCTTTATATTTGCGCAAGTGCTTAGATTTATATAATAAAATAGGCGTTCCTGTTCAAGGTATTCATTGTAAGGAAACGGAGATGCATGAAAAGGTAGTAGACTTAATAGATCATTTTCGCCCAGACATTTTAGTTATTACAGGACATGATGCATATACAAAGTCAAAAGGAGTTATGGGAGATTTAGCAGCATATAGACATTCTAGACATTTTGTACAGGCCGTTCGAGAAGTGCGGAAAAAGTATCCATCGTTAGATCAACTCGTTATTTTTGCTGGGGCTTGTCAATCACACTTTGAGGCGTTGATTCGGGCAGGTGCTAATTTTGCTAGTTCACCGTCTAGAATTAATATTCATGCTCTAGATCCTGTATATGTAGTTGGCAAAATTAGTTTCACTTCATTTATGGAAAGAGTAAATGTATGGGACGTTGTGCGTAATACAATTACTGGCGAAAAGGGACTAGGCGGAATTGAAACAAGAGGGATTTTACGAACAGGATTGCCCTTTCAACATTATGACGAATGA